AAAGCTATACTAACCATATTGTCTTTGGGATTTGCCGGAGTTTTACTGATGTGTGCCGCCACCTACCTTAATTCAACTGATGTAGAAAGCATGGCAAAACAGCAATTTGCAAATGGCGACATTGTACTTTCCCTTGATCCCGCCAACACAAATGCGGAAGATCGCCCCGCCGGGATCAATGCACTTCAAACAAAAAATCCATTGGATGAAGTTTTGGAAGAAACGATTTCAGATATGGATGGCGTAAAGAATATTGAATTTATACAGGGCTGTGTTTCAAATATGGAATTTCCCACTCCTTTCAAGGATGGTAACAGCCATTTCTTTACCCAAATTGGAATCCCCGAAAATCAGTACGAGGCCTTTTCACAAGGACTAATTGAGGGAACCGCAGACCGCCAGAAACTTATCAATGGAAAAGGAGTTATCGTTGATAATTCCGCCAAGCTGTTAAGCGACTATTATAATTACACTCCTCAAATTGGCGATATAGTCAAAGTGGAAACAGCGGATGGACAATGGGAAGAATTTACTGTAATGGGGATTGGGAAAGCTCCTAATCTCGGTGGGGATTCAGCTTCTTTCTATTTTCCGCAGGAACTCTTACCTATGATGAAAGAAAATGTTTCCAACTTCAACATAACCTGCATTGTAGATGTGGAAAGAGATCAGCTTACAGAAGTTGAGAATAAGATTTTCCAGTTGGCGGAAAATCGTGGAGGTATAGAAGTTTTCAGTATCAGCGATATTATTACTTATCTGCAAGAGGAAATGGATAACATAAAAATGCCGTTATACGGATTGGTATTTTTCATTGCTGTTTTTGGGCTAATCAGCCTTATCAACACGCTAATGACAAACATTATATCAAGACAGCAGGAATTTGGTATTTTACAGTCTGTGGGATTGAGCAGTAAGCAATTCTCCAAAATGCTGCAAACAGAATGTTTCTATTATGTTTCTGGTACGGCTATTCTAACTTTAACGATTGGAACTTTAACAGGATTTGTACTTTGCAAAGTTTTCAATCAGGTTGGGACATTCGGGACATTGACTTATCATTTTCCAGTTTTAGAAATAAGCATATATTTTGTAGCGCTTTTCTTCATACTGGCAGCTTACTCCGTTTTCTCTGTACGATATAGCAAAAGACATCCTGTGATCGAGCGCATTAAAACAATGGAGTAAATTTTCCTTTATCAGAAAATTGTGTTTTCTGCAACTAAGGACATTTGCCTGTTATACTATCTGCAAAAAGCAAAGGAAGTGAGGATATGAAGCAGATTTTAATTGTCGAGGACGACAGTTTTTTGAATAAGATGTTAGACTATAACCTGACCGCAGACGGCTACGGCGTGACTTCTGCCCTAAATGCCAGAACCGCAGCCGACGCCATCCGCCAGCGGGAATTTGATTTAGTGCTGCTGGACATCAACCTGCCGGACGGGAACGGTTTTGAGCTGTGCAAGCTGATAAAGCCCCAGCACCCGGACACCATCGTAATATTCCTGACCGCCAACGATCAGGAGAGCGACCAGATACGGGGCTATGAGGTGGGTGCGGTGGACTACATCACAAAGCCTTTTGTGATTGGGGCCTTGCAGCGGAAAATCAAAGCCATGTTCGCCATGCTGGAACACCACAAACCGGCCAAGGACATTTACGACGACGGGCGGCTGTTTCTGGACTTCTCGGAGCAGACGGCTTCCTTAAATGGCAAGCCCCTGACCCTATCCCCGATGGAGTACAAAATGCTGAACCTGTTCCGCAAAAATCCCCGGCAAGTGCTGACCCGTGGGCAGCTTTTGGAAAAGCTGTGGGATATAGACGAAAGGTTTGTGGACGAACACACCCTGACAACCTCCATCAGCCGGATTCGCAGCAAGATCGAAGCCGACGGCGGCGCGCCCTACATCAAGACCGTTTACGGCATGGGCTATCAATGGACGGGAGGCGAGGCAAAATGAAGTTTCAAAACCTCTCGGTAAAGCGGCTGTTTGGCCGGGTGGCAATAGGGCTTGTCCTCTCCATGTCCGGGATTACCATAGCCCTGTTTCTTGTGACAAAACAGATTGCGGTGCTGCTGACGGGCGGGGCGCTGCTGCTGTGCGCCCTTGTGGGGATTTTTGTACTGACGCAGGCGTTTGGAAAGCGGCTGTCGCAGTTTACCGCTGACCTGTGCCAGACTTTAGACCACATGATCGCTGGGAATGAAGCGCCCCAGCGCCCAGAGGACAGCGAAACCCAGCTTGCCAGAATCGGACACCGGCTGGCAAGGCTTTACCAGATCATGCAGGAGAACCGCCGCCGGGTGGACGAGGAACGGCAGGAGTTACAGACCCTTGTATCGGATATTTCCCATCAGGTGAAAACGCCGGTAAGCAATCTGAAAATGGCGACGGACACCCTGCTGGAAAAGCCTATGACCGAGGCGGAGCGCACCGACTTTATCCGGGGAATCCGCAGCCAGACGGATAAGCTGGACTTTCTCTTTCAGGCCCTTGTGAAAACCTCCCGTCTGGAAACAGGCGTGATCCAGTTGGACAAGAAGCTGAGCCGCCTCTTTGATACCGTGGCGCAGGCCATGAGTGGGATCGTGTATGCAGCGGAGAAAAAGGAAATCGCCGTGTCTGTGGACTGCCCGGAGGATTTGACCGTTTCCCATGACAGCAAGTGGACATCCGAAGCCCTCTTTAACTTGTTGGACAATGCGGTGAAGTACACCCCGGCGGGCGGGAAAATCGCTGTGTCGGTGGTGCTGTGGGAAATGTATGTGGAGATCAAAGTGACCGACACCGGCAAGGGCATTTCCGAAAGCAATCAGGCTGCCATCTTCCGGCGCTTCTATCGTGAGGAAGAAGTACACGAACAGCAGGGCGTGGGCATTGGCCTGTATCTGGCCCGCGAGATTGTAACGCGGCAGGGCGGCTATATCAAAGTGGTTTCGGAGCCGGGCAAGGGTTCAGAATTTTCCATTATGCTGCCTACAAAATAGAACGCGGCGGACGGCCATTTCCGGCTGCCCGCCGTAAATTTTTTTGAAATGTCCGAGCGTTGTAACATTTCACCCCGATTTTCAATGAAATTTTTTGGCCGCTGTAACATTTCGCGGACATTTGGGTTTTACAATGACCTTATCAACAAAAGTGAGGAGGCGACGCAATGGAACTGACCCCTACCTTGATTTTGAATTTGGCGCTGCTGATCGTCCCGCCCGTTACCCTTGTGCTGGTGTTCCGGCAATGGCTGGCCCGGCACATCCGCTGGACAGTTGCCTTGACTGCCCTCTGGGATGTTCTCCTGTTTTGGGATGAACTGTTTTACTATGAGAGCTTCGGCCTGTTCGCTGTGCTGATTCTGGTACAGTTGGCGGCCACCGGCGCAGCAGCGTTCCGCTTTTACAACAAACAAAGAAAGGATTGAATTTTATGAGCATTTTACAGACTATCGACCTGAAAAAGTATTACGGTACAGAGCCGAACATTACCCGCGCCCTTGACGGCGTGAACTTCTCCGTAAATGACGGCGAATTTGTGGCCGTTGTGGGAACCTCCGGCAGCGGCAAGTCTACCCTGCTTCACATGATGGGCGGGCTGGACACCCCTACTTCCGGCAATGTGATTGTCCGGGACAAAGAGCTGTCGAAAATGAACGACGAACAGCTCACCATCTTCCGCCGCCGCAACATCGGCTTTATCTTCCAGAACTATAACCTTGTTCCGATCCTGAATGTGTATGAGAACATTGTCCTGCCGGTGGAGCTGGACGGGGACACGGTGGATCAGAAGTTTTTGGACGAGATCGTTTACCTGCTGGGGCTGGAAGATAAACTGAAAAATATGCCGAACAATCTTTCCGGCGGACAGCAGCAGCGTGTGGCGATTGCCCGCGCCCTGATTACCAAACCGGCTATCGTGCTGGCCGACGAACCGACCGGCAACCTTGACAGCAAGACCAGTGCCGAGGTGCTGGGGCTTATCAAGCGCACCAGTGCGGAGTTCCGGCAAACTGTCGTGATGATTACCCACAACAACGACATTGCCCGCCTTGCAGATCGGATTGTCCGCATTGAGGACGGCAAGATTGTGGAGTAAGGAGGTGGCAGGCTATGACATGGCCTTTTGAAAATGATACCAGCGCCATAGTAAAGCGCATATCAAACCGCAGTATATCGGCAAATCGAAAAAGAAATATCTTTATTGTTTTGACGATTGCACTTGCCAGCGCATTGCTATCTGCTATTGTCCTCTATGGCTTTGGGGTTATGCAGGAAACGCAGAACCGCAACCAAAAAACAGCGCAGATTATGTATCATGCGATTTCTGAACAACAGGGACAGGAACTATACAAGCAAGAAGAAATTGCGTGGGTTGGGGAATTTTTTAACGCATTTTCTGAACAGGTAAACCATTCAACCGTGAATTTTACTTATGCAAATGCAGATATGCTAAAATCCCAAAGTATGCCCTATTCGGGAGATTTACCAGCTTCGGAGAATGAAATTGTAGTGCAAGAATCCTTTTTGGATAGTTTGGGCTATTCAAATGAATTGGGACAGACAATTCAAATCCCCTTTTCTGACGGCACTACCCATGATTTCAAATTGACGGGAATCTTAGATGTGAAAACCGGCGATATTGGGCGCTATACAGCCATTATATCGAAAGAATTAGTAAGACAGCAGTATGGCGACGAGGGCATGATTGATTATTACATTGGGCTGAAAGGCGCTCAAAATATGAGCGAGGAAGAAGCCACCAACTATGCAAACACTCTGGCACAGGAATTAGAAATTTCCGATGATAGTGTGATTGTCCGTTCCACATATTTTAACTTAAAGGACGAAAATCACGGAAGCGATATGCTGTTCTATTTCTTGATCGGTTTTGTAACTTTCATTGGTTCCGGCATTGTGATCTATTCGATTTTTTATATTTCAGTAGCAAGCAGTATCCGTAACTATGGACAGCTTCGCACAATCGGAACTACAAAACGACAGATCAAAAAGATGGTTTACCGCGAGGGAAAATTACTTGCTGCCATTGCTATCCCGATTGGTCTGGTTATTGGAAATGTGATTGGGTACTTCCTGATTCCTGCCGGTTGGTACTGGCTGACTACTTTATGTGTGACGGCCGGGGTTGGCCTTTTTGCATTTATTATTGTGATGATTGCCATTCATACTCCTGTAAAAAGAGCTGCGGCAGTATCTCCGCTGGAAGCATTGCGATATTCCGATTATCAGGGGAAGATGAAAGAAAGTTCCGTGTTGCACCGTAAAATAACGCCTGCTTCACTTGCTAAAATGAATCTGTCCAGACAAAAGGCAAAGTCCACTTTAACAATACTTTCTCTTTCACTCGGCGGAGTATTGGTTGTATTGATTTCGACAATGTTAGTTTCCTATGATGGCGTTGCAGAGGCAAGAGGCAGGGCTTTCCCTGTCGGTGAATTTAACATTCAGCTCAACGCAAATCAATCGTGGGACACTGCTGGTATTTCTTTGTCTGGATTGCAGCAAAAGAATTTTCTAAATGCCGATTTTGTAAATGCAGTAGAATCTATTGATGGGGTTACAGGAATCAAGCGCTGGTATTACACGGACGCAGAATATCGTGTAAATGGTAATTCTGGAAAATGGATTCAGGGCTTTTGCCGAGATGAACAGCAGAATTTGGAGAAAGAGCGAATTGCGGGAACGACTGATTATGATGAACTGGTGGCAGGCAATGGAATTGTCTTGCTTCAAGAGCGTGCCGATTTCTATGATATTGAGGCCGCGTTGGGTGATACCGTCGAAGTGGACTATAAAACCGAATCCGGCCAAATTCGCTCAAAGACCTATACCGTCATGGGCATTGTAAACGAATATTCTTACTCCGGCTTCTCAAAATGCTTTGCGCTTCCGGAGCAGTTTATGAATGAAGCGACCGGGATAGATTGCACAGGTACGATTTCCGTAATTACCGATATGGAAAAATATGATACGGTTGAAGCTGCATTAAATCAACTGATAGACGGAAATAGCGATTTGGTTATGGAAACCATAAAAGAAAGTATCACTTATTATAGCGGACTTCAACAACTTTCTTTCGGAGTATTGTTGATCGTGGCTGTTATTGTCGTGTGCTTTTCTTTAATCAACCTTGTCAATACGACAATCACAAACTTTCTGTCCCGCAGGCAGGAAATTGGAATGTTACAGGCGATTGGTTTGAGTAAAAAGCAGCTTATCAAAATGCTGTGCTATGAGGGGTTGATGTATTCAGTTTTTGCTACGCTGGTAACATTGGTTTTAGGGACTGGACTGGGCTTCCTATCCGTACAGGTAGTTGTGAAAACGATGAATCCATACTTTCACTATTCATTTCCGTGGCTGATCGTATTGATATATTTAGCAATCCTGCTGATTGTGCAATTCACCTTGATTTCTTACACAACTGGAAATCTGAAAAAGCAATCTCTTGTTGAGCAAATCAGGACGATGGAATAGCCGTATGGGATCGGCGGGGCGGCGTGTGCTGCCCCGCTTTTTTCGCCATTTCTCAAAAAATTTTTGAAATGTCCGAGCGTTGTAACATTTCACCCCGATTTTCAATGAAATTTTTTAGCCGCTGTAACATTTCGCGGACATTTGGGTTTTACAATGACCTTATCAACAAAAGTGAGGAGGCGACGCAATGGAATTGACTCCGACATTGATTTTGAATCTGGCGCTGCTGATCGTCCCGCCCGTTACCCTTGTGCTGGTGTTCTGGCAATGGCTGGCCCGGCACATCCGCTGGGTGGTTGCCTTGACTGCTCTCTGTGATGTTCTCCTGTTTTGGGATGAATTGTTCTACTATGAGAGCTTCGGCCTGTTCGCTGTGCTGATTCTGGTGCAGTTGGTGGCCACCGGCGCAGCAGCGTTCCGCATTTACAACAAACAAAGAAAGGATTGAATTTTATGAGCATTTTACAGACTATCAACCTGAAAAAGTATTACGGCACAGAGCCGAATATCACCCGCGCCCTTGATGGCGTGAACTTCTCCGTGGAGGACGGCGAGTTTGTGGCCGTTGTGGGAACCTCCGGCAGCGGCAAGTCCACCCTGCTTCACATGATGGGCGGGCTGGACACCCCTACTTCCGGCAATGTGATTGTCCGGGACAAAGAGCTGTCGAAAATGAACGACGAACAGCTCACCATCTTCCGCCGCCGCAACATCGGCTTTATCTTCCAGAACTATAACCTTGTTCCCATCCTGAATGTGTATGAGAACATCGTCCTGCCGGTGGAGCTGGACGGGGACACGGTGGATCAGAAGTTTTTGGACGAGATCGTTCACCTGCTGGGACTGGAAGATAAACTGAAAAATATGCCGAACAATCTTTCCGGCGGACAGCAGCAGCGTGTGGCGATTGCCCGCGCCTTGATTACCAAACCGGCTATTGTGCTGGCCGACGAGCCGACCGGCAACCTTGACAGTAAGACCAGCGCCGAGGTGCTGGGGCTTATCAAGCGCACCAGTGCAGAGTTCCGGCAAACTGTTGTGATGATTACCCACAACAACGACATAGCCCGCCTTGCAGATCGGATTGTCCGCATTGAGGACGGAAAAATTGTGGAGTAAGGAGGTGGCAGGCGATGACATGGCCTTTTGAGAATGACACCAGCACTATTATAAAGAAACTGGCGAAAGCTGACCTAAAGGAACATAAGCTCAAGACTTTAATCACTGCAATTATTATTGTAATTGCGACTTGCCTAATGGCAACCGTCTTTTCGATTTTAGTAAATGACGCACTAAAACAATCCACACAAGCACCTTATCATGCTATGTTTCGCGCTGTGAGCGAAGATACGAAAAACAAGTTACAGACCGATAATGATTTTGAAACAGTTGGTGTTTACAAAACTTTTGGTAATATTGTGAACAGTGATGGGCGCACTGATCTGGCATACATGGATGATTCGGCAATGTCCTTTTTGGGCTTTGAACTGATGGATGGAAACCTACCGCAAAGCAACACAGAGGTACTTGTATCTGAAACTTATCTGTCTATTCACAAATTGGTATTAGGTGATTCATTTTCCTTTGAATATGTAGACACCTTGACAAACGAATTGAAAGAAAACACATTTACTGTTTGCGGCATTATCCAAAACAAAACGCAGGAAAAAGGAAAACAGTTTTATATTCTGACCTCTGATCGTTTCCGCACAGAATATGCACAACAGTACAGCGAGCTTTCTTTAACTTACAGCACACAAACTGCCTCGACTGTTGATGTATTAGTTTCACTTAATTCGGAAAAAGCCGATATGAGTCCTGACACTCAAAAAGATTTCTTAAAAAGTAAGGGTGAAGCCGAAGGTATTAAAGATTTTGACATCATACTAAATGACAGATATATTGATGGAATCTATATTGATGGTGCTGTGGCGGTCGGTATTGTCTTTTTTGCGATATTCATTATGTTCGCCAGCAGCTTTGTAATTTACAGTATTTTTTATATTTCCATTGTCAATTCGATGCCTATGTATGCCCAGTTTATTTCATTAGGGACGACGAAAAAACAGTTGCGTTACTTTTTGAAAATGCAGGGGAATTTACTGGCATTACGGTTTATCCCTTTGGGAGCATTGATTTCTATTTTGATTGTAGTTATTCTCTCCGGGGTACGATGGCTTTTATATGATATGGCGATTGTTTTATTGTCTGGATTCTTGATTTTTGCTGTTATCAAGTTCGCTTTGAGAAAGCCGGCGAAACTTCTTGCCAAAACTTCTCCTATTGAAGCAATGAAATTTCAAGGGGAAAAGGCCGGACAAGGACACAAAACATTGAAGCGGATTACACCAAACACTTTGGCGCAAAGCAACCTGAAAATGAATCAGAAGAAAAACCGTATGTCAATTATTTCATTGAGCATTAGTGGAACCTTGATGATTGCATTAGCTATCCTTATTTCTTCCATCAATCTTCCGGCTATGTTGCGACAAAGCTATCCATTAGACGAGGATTTCCAGATTGGCATACAGATGGATAACTTTTATGAGCGTTTTCCGACTATCATTCAAGACAATCCTCTATCAGAGGATTTGCAGGCACAAATATATAAAATTCCCGGCGTAGAAAAGATTGTATTGGATGGATGTGTCGTGGGCCGCTTAGTAGAATCAAAAGTTGTCTACGATTCGCCAGAGGACAATTTAGAAACTGTAAACAGTCTATCACCAGAACTTGTTGCTAATGCAAGTGAACTTGTGGACGGTACAATCAATTATGATGAAGTCGGTCTGGATGGCATGGTTGTCAATAAATACCGTACAGATCGAAGTGATACAAACTATGGCGATTTGAAAATTGGAGATACACTATTATTCCATTTTGATGTTGCCGGACAAACCATTGAAAAAACTTTTACCGTTGCCGGGATTGCTTACTTCCCATCAACAGGGTTGTTCTATTGTACCAGCGAAGCAATAGCAGAACTTTCCCCTTATAATAATACATCACATTTATCCGTTTTTTGCGACCCGGATTATAAGGAATCTGTTCAAGATGGGATCATGGCGCTTATAAGCGGAAATCCGAATTTGAGGCTCAAAATTTACGATGAAGAATTTTCTACAATTAGAGGATTCATAAAGGCAACCACAAGCAGTCTGTACGGTATCTCTGCATTTGTAATTCTTTTCGGGCTATTAAATATGGTGAATATGCTAATCAGCAGCGCTATTGTCCGTAAACGGGAATTTGCTCTTTTGCAGGCAGTCGGAATGACAAATCAGCAACTAAGAAAAATGCTTTACCGAGAGGGAATGAGCATTAGTGTAAAGTCTGCAATATTGGCAACCTTTTTTGGCGTTACAGTAGGTGTCCTGCTATGTTATTTGGCAAATAAGGTATTGGCCCTGAAATTTATCCTTTTTGAGTTTAATATATTCCCGATTCTTTTATTCTCCATTTTGCTTGTTGGATTGCAGATTTGCATTAGCTATGGGGTTAGCCGATCCATTGAGAAAGATACTTTGGTGGAACGGTTGAGAACGGAATAGCAACTGTATGGGATTGGCGGGGTGGCGTGTGCTACCCCGCTTTTTTACCGTTCCTCAAGGAAATTTTTGAAATGTCCGAGCGTTGTAACATTTCACCCCGATTTTCAATGAAATTTTTTGGCCGCTGTAACATTTCGCGGACATTTGGGTTTTACAATACCCTTATCAACAAAAGTGAGGAGGCGACGCAATGGAACTGACCCCAACATTGATTTTGAATCTGGCGCTGCTGATCGTCCCGCCCGTTGCCCTTGTGCTGGTGTTCCGGCAATGGCTGGCCCGGCACATCCGCTGGACGGTTGCCTTGACTGCCCTCTGTGATGTTCTTCTGTTCTGGGATGAACTGTTCTACTATGAGAGCTTCGGCCTGTTCGCTGTGCTGGTTCTGGTGCAGTTGGCGGCCACCGGCGCAGCAGCGTTCCGCATTTACTGCAAACAAAGAAAGTAAAATACAGCCTCATTACTACTCTGGTAAATATCCCGGAACTGATTAGACGGGGTGTTTTTTGTGGAATAAAGTTGGATGGAATATTAGCGGATGAAATAGGCACTTCCTGTTAAAAGAAATTGGTCAGGATAGTAATTTTATTATCCCGACCAATTTTTGCTATTATGAACTTTTCTTAAACTATATTGCTTTTTGGAGCCTTGCGTGTTATACTGTTATACACAACAGCATAACAGTTAAAACACACGGAGGATGCAGCAATGAAACTGATTATTTCAAATGTATCTGGCGTCCCCATATACGAGCAGATTAAACAGCAGATCAAGGCGGCTATTTTATCTGGCGATCTTCAAGCCGAAGAAACTTTGCCTTCCCTTAGAACACTTGCCAAAGACTTAAAGATCAGCGTCTTAACAGTGACAAAGGCATACACAGAATTAGAGCAAGAGGGCTTTGTTAAAAATGTGCAGGGGCGCGGATGTTTCGTAATGGGGTCTGGTTCAGAACTGATTAAGGAGCAGCTTATTTGCAAAGTAGAAAACAATCTCACCGAAGCAATAAAAGCTGCAAGAATGGCAAATCTATCCACAGAGGAATTACATCGCCTTTTGGACATTTTAACGGAGGTAAAAACAGATGACTAATTATTTAGAGGTAACGAACCTTTCAAAATCTTTTGATTCTTTTCAGCTTCACAATATCAGCTTTACTTTGCCAAAGGGATATATTATGGGCTTGATCGGCCCGAATGGTTCTGGCAAAACAACGACAATCAAACTGATTTTGAATATGCTCAAGCGCACCGGCGGCACAGTCAAAGTGATGGGGCTGGATAATATCGCAGAAGAACAAAAAGTAAAATCAGAGCTGGGCGTTGTTTTCGATACAAATTATTTCAGTGATGATTGGAAAGTGTCGCAGGTTGAAAAATCCATTTCGGTATTTTATCCAAATTGGGACAGCCAGAAATTTGTGGATATGTTACGGAAATTTCACATTGCACCAACCAAAAAGGTAAAAGAACTTTCCAAAGGTATGCAGATGAAGTTAATGCTTGCCTGTGCGTTTTCATACGACGCCAAACTGTTGATCCTCGACGAGCCGACCAGTGGACTTGATCCGGTTTCCAGAGATGAACTTTTGAAAATTCTTTCAGAGTATATTGAAGATGGCGAGCATAGTGTTTTGTTCTCCACCCATATCACAGGCGATTTGGAGCGTGCAGCCGATTATATTACCTACATCAGTTATGGCGAGTTGTTCTTTACTGGCAGCAAAGATGATTTTGTAGATATGTTCCGCATTGTAAAAGGTGGAATTGAGGAACTGTCCGATGATCTGAAAAATAAGGCGGCTGGTATTCGTACATTCCCTACGGGATTTGAGGCTCTGATGAAAACCGAAGATATTAACGGTTTCTCCAACCTGACTGTTGAGCCTGCCACTATTGATGAAATTGTAGTGTTTACAAGCAAGAAAGGTGACGATTATGAGTAATATTTTGAAATCCACAAAATTAGATATTGCATTGGTAAAACCATATTTTAAGACGATTTGCTTTACCCTGCTTCTGCCGATTGTGTTTGCCGCAATCAACCGTTCTTTGCTGACAGGGGTATCATTTGCTATGTGCTTTATTGCCATGACGACGGGATATACCTTTTCCATCACAGAAAAAAACAGTATGGATCGTCTGTTTGGTATTTTACCTGTTCGGAAAAGCGAGCTTGTGATCGGACGCTATGTTTTCGTCCTTGCAATGGGGCTTCTTTCCTTGATTATTTCTTTGATTGCACAGCCGCTTGTCTTGAAAGTGCTGGGTGAAACAGTTGGCGTATTTGACATTGTAACTGCCGCTATTGCAGGAGTATTCTTATTTGCACTCTATACTGTGTTCCAGATTCCGGGATATTACAAGTACGGCTCAATCAAAGGACGGGTATTTATGTATATTCCAGTGGCCGGTTTTTTGGTGACTTTACTTCTTCTCTCTAAAATGCCAGCCATCGGGAAATCAATTATTTCAGTCGTTGAATCTTCTCCGATACTTCTCGTTTTCCTTGCGGTTTTTGCTATTGTCGTGATGTATGCGGTTTCGATCTTCTTGTCCATTCGGATTATGAAGAACAAAGAAATGTGAGGTGATTGTATGGATTTCACAATTTTGGCAGTTGTGCTTTTGCTTGGTGTTGGCGTTCCTATCCGTAATAAACTCATACGGAAATATCGGGATAAGAAAAAGAATGATCGCTATTCGGAGTGAACAATATGGAGAAAACAGAGTTCATCCGCTGCCCAGTCTGCGGGAATAAAACACGCGACAAAATTCGGGAAGATACCGTACTTAAAAATTTTCCTCTCTTTTGTCCAAAATGCAAAAGTGAATGTCTAATCGACATTGAACAATTCCATATAACCGTTATCAAAGCGCCAGACGCACAGCCGCAGAGCCGATAACATAAAGGAGAAATTCTCTTTTATGGTTGGCTCTGCTTTTTTTATTAAATTAAGGAGAGAACAACTATGGGAGACTATGCACTTACAACAAGTAAACTATGCAAGTATTATGGGCAAAATCAAATATTAGAGAATGTAACAATGTCAGTACCGTCAAAAAGCATCTACGGCTTGGTTGGAGAAAATGGAGCGGGAAAGACAACTCTTTTCCGAATTTTAGCAGGTTTGTCAAAGCCGTCATCCGGCACATTTT
This is a stretch of genomic DNA from Marvinbryantia formatexigens DSM 14469. It encodes these proteins:
- a CDS encoding sensor histidine kinase — translated: MKFQNLSVKRLFGRVAIGLVLSMSGITIALFLVTKQIAVLLTGGALLLCALVGIFVLTQAFGKRLSQFTADLCQTLDHMIAGNEAPQRPEDSETQLARIGHRLARLYQIMQENRRRVDEERQELQTLVSDISHQVKTPVSNLKMATDTLLEKPMTEAERTDFIRGIRSQTDKLDFLFQALVKTSRLETGVIQLDKKLSRLFDTVAQAMSGIVYAAEKKEIAVSVDCPEDLTVSHDSKWTSEALFNLLDNAVKYTPAGGKIAVSVVLWEMYVEIKVTDTGKGISESNQAAIFRRFYREEEVHEQQGVGIGLYLAREIVTRQGGYIKVVSEPGKGSEFSIMLPTK
- a CDS encoding ABC transporter ATP-binding protein is translated as MSILQTINLKKYYGTEPNITRALDGVNFSVEDGEFVAVVGTSGSGKSTLLHMMGGLDTPTSGNVIVRDKELSKMNDEQLTIFRRRNIGFIFQNYNLVPILNVYENIVLPVELDGDTVDQKFLDEIVHLLGLEDKLKNMPNNLSGGQQQRVAIARALITKPAIVLADEPTGNLDSKTSAEVLGLIKRTSAEFRQTVVMITHNNDIARLADRIVRIEDGKIVE
- a CDS encoding FtsX-like permease family protein; the encoded protein is MTWPFENDTSAIVKRISNRSISANRKRNIFIVLTIALASALLSAIVLYGFGVMQETQNRNQKTAQIMYHAISEQQGQELYKQEEIAWVGEFFNAFSEQVNHSTVNFTYANADMLKSQSMPYSGDLPASENEIVVQESFLDSLGYSNELGQTIQIPFSDGTTHDFKLTGILDVKTGDIGRYTAIISKELVRQQYGDEGMIDYYIGLKGAQNMSEEEATNYANTLAQELEISDDSVIVRSTYFNLKDENHGSDMLFYFLIGFVTFIGSGIVIYSIFYISVASSIRNYGQLRTIGTTKRQIKKMVYREGKLLAAIAIPIGLVIGNVIGYFLIPAGWYWLTTLCVTAGVGLFAFIIVMIAIHTPVKRAAAVSPLEALRYSDYQGKMKESSVLHRKITPASLAKMNLSRQKAKSTLTILSLSLGGVLVVLISTMLVSYDGVAEARGRAFPVGEFNIQLNANQSWDTAGISLSGLQQKNFLNADFVNAVESIDGVTGIKRWYYTDAEYRVNGNSGKWIQGFCRDEQQNLEKERIAGTTDYDELVAGNGIVLLQERADFYDIEAALGDTVEVDYKTESGQIRSKTYTVMGIVNEYSYSGFSKCFALPEQFMNEATGIDCTGTISVITDMEKYDTVEAALNQLIDGNSDLVMETIKESITYYSGLQQLSFGVLLIVAVIVVCFSLINLVNTTITNFLSRRQEIGMLQAIGLSKKQLIKMLCYEGLMYSVFATLVTLVLGTGLGFLSVQVVVKTMNPYFHYSFPWLIVLIYLAILLIVQFTLISYTTGNLKKQSLVEQIRTME
- a CDS encoding ABC transporter ATP-binding protein encodes the protein MSILQTIDLKKYYGTEPNITRALDGVNFSVNDGEFVAVVGTSGSGKSTLLHMMGGLDTPTSGNVIVRDKELSKMNDEQLTIFRRRNIGFIFQNYNLVPILNVYENIVLPVELDGDTVDQKFLDEIVYLLGLEDKLKNMPNNLSGGQQQRVAIARALITKPAIVLADEPTGNLDSKTSAEVLGLIKRTSAEFRQTVVMITHNNDIARLADRIVRIEDGKIVE
- a CDS encoding response regulator transcription factor, whose amino-acid sequence is MKQILIVEDDSFLNKMLDYNLTADGYGVTSALNARTAADAIRQREFDLVLLDINLPDGNGFELCKLIKPQHPDTIVIFLTANDQESDQIRGYEVGAVDYITKPFVIGALQRKIKAMFAMLEHHKPAKDIYDDGRLFLDFSEQTASLNGKPLTLSPMEYKMLNLFRKNPRQVLTRGQLLEKLWDIDERFVDEHTLTTSISRIRSKIEADGGAPYIKTVYGMGYQWTGGEAK